CCCCGCGGCATCGCCGAAGCGCTCGTCATCGGACGCGACTTCATCGGCGACGACCAGGTCTGTCTGATCCTCGGCGACAACCTCTTCTACGGCAAGCTCGACTTCCTCCGCACCGCCCTGCGCAATACGTCCGGCGCCACGATCTTCGGCTATCGCGTACAGGATCCGCAGCGCTACGGCGTCGTGGAAATGGGAGCCGACGGCCGTGTCCTCTCCATCGAGGAGAAACCCGCGAAGCCCCGCTCGTCGATGGCCATTCCCGGACTCTACGTCTACAATGCCGGTGTGTGCGACGTCGCCGCTTCCCTGAAGCCCAGCGAGCGCGGCGAGCTCGAAATCACCGACGTCCACAGGATCTACCTCGAACGCAACGATCTCCACGTCGTACCACTCGGCCGCGGCATCGCCTGGCTCGATACGGGAACGCCGGAAAGCCTCATCGAGGCGGGCACCTTCATCCATGCCATCGAGAAGCGTCAGGGAACGAAGATCGGCTGCCTCGAGGAAGTGGCCCTGTATCGGGGCTTCATCACGACGGAAGAGTACCATCACGCCGTGGCCATGCTGCCACCATCGGACTACCGGCGATACTGCGAGCAGATATTGAGTTGAATACCAGGACGAACGAATGCAGAAACGACAGAAGAACCGACTCCTCGCCACTCCGCTCGGCACGGCATTCCAGGCGTTCTTCCGGTCCTCGAGTTCGGCCGGTATCGTCATCCTCGTCGCCACCGCCGTAGCCCTCGCATGGATCAACTCGCCGCTCGGCGGCAGCTATCATGCGTTGCTGGCCCTGCCCCTGGAATTCATGCTGGGGAGCTTCCATCTCCATTTCACGCTCGGCCATTTCGTGAACGACGGCCTCATGGTCGTCTTCTTCCTGAGCGTCGGCCTCGAGATCAAGCGCGAGATGCTCGTCGGTGAACTCTCTTCACTGAAGAAGGCCCTGCTGCCGATGATCGGCGCCGTCTTCGGCATGCTCTTCCCTGCCCTCATCTATCTGGCCTTCAACGCGGGTACACCCACTGCACGAGGATGGGGCGTGCCCGTAGCGACGGACATCGCCTTCGCTCTCGGAATCCTGGCCTTGCTCGGCAACAGGGTGCCACTGGGGCTGAAAGTCTTCCTCGCAGCGCTGGCCATCGTCGACGACCTTCTCTCCGTCCTCGTCATCGCCCTCTTCTATTCGGCATCGCTCGACGTCGAACTGCTGCTCTGGGCCCTTGTCGTCACCGGCATTCTCTATGCAGGCAACAGGATCGGAATCCACTCCATCAAGTTCTATACCGTATTCGGCATCGTGCTGTGGCTGCTCGTTCTCTTCAGCGGCGTCCATGCCACGATCGCCGGCGTCGTGCTGGCCCTGACGATTCCCGCGCGCCCGCGCATCGACAGAAGGTCGTTCTTCGACCGTGCGCACGGGCTCGTCAACGACGTGTTCCGCAGGCGTGACAGCGGCGACGAAGCCACGAACTCCGATGCCATCCATCAGCTCGAGAAAATGTCGGAACAGGTGCAATCCCCTCTCATCCGCATCGAGCATGCACTGCAACCCTACGTCTCCTTCGTCATCATGCCCGTCTTCGCCCTCGCCAATTCCGGCGTCGCCATCGACGCCACGATGGTCGGCAACCTGTTCTCACCCGTCTCGCTCGGCATCGCACTCGGACTCTTCCTCGGCAAGCAGATCGGCGTATCGCTCGCTGCATGGCTCTCCGTGCGGTTCGGCTGGGCGACGCTGCCGGACAGCACGACGCTACGGCATATCTACGGCGTGTCGCTCCTGTGCGGCATCGGCTTCACGATGGCACTCTTCGTGGCCAATCTCGCCTTCACCGACCAGCACAGTCTCGACGTGGCGAAACTCAGCATCCTGGTCGGGAGTACGATATCGGCAGTGTTCGGTCTCGTCCTGCTGAGCCGTTCCCTCCCCGCGACAACGAAAGGCAGATCGATATGACGATCTATCAGGTCACCGTTCACGTTCCCCGCGAGCTTTCGTCGGACTGGTCGCAGTGGATGAAGGACATCCACATTCCCGACGTCCTGAACACCGGCGTGTGGCTCGAGGCGCGCATGCATCGCATCACCGAACCGCGCGACGACGATGCGGAAACCTACTGCATACGATACTCGTGCAACACACCGGCGGACTACGAACGATACCGGCACGACTTCGCCGCCGATCTCCAGGCATTGCATCGCGAACGCTACGGAGCTCGCGTGCGTGCGGAACGCACCGTGATGGACGAGCTTCACGTCATCGCTCCGTGAAGGTTCGCCTTCGGAGACTCGGCGATGCGCTTTCACGACTGATCGACCGGGCAACGCTCTATCGCCTGACCGATGACGCTCTTATCGTCAGCTCGGCTATCGTCGGCGGCGTGGCAGGCCTCGCCATCGTGGTCTTCCATCTCGTACTCGAGATCGTGGATCGCGGCTTCCAGGCACTGTCACCCGGCATCTTCCATACGACGAATCTCACGGTCCTTCTCATCCCCTTGATCACCGGCCTCGGTGGACTCTGCGTGGGTGTGCTGAAATCCGTGTTCTTCCGCGATGTCGACCATCATGGCCTCCATACCGTCGCCGCATCGCTGTCCGAACGGTCCGCACCTCTTACCTGGCGTCATGCCTTCCATGCCATCATCCTCTCGTCCATCTCCATCGCAAGCGGCGGTGGCGCCGGACGTGAATCGCCCACAGTCGTCCTTGGAGCTTCCGTCGCATCAGGGTTGGCCCGGCTGGGCGCCATGGACCGACGTCATATCCGTATCCTCGGGGCGGCTGGGGCGGCGGCGGCCATCAGTGGGATCTTCAACGCTCCACTCGGCGGCATCCTCTTCGCCGTCGAAGCCATCACCGGCGAGCTGCGCGCACGCACGTTCGTTCCTATCGTCATCTCATCGGTCCTGGCGACGGCGACCGTACGGACGGTACTCGGCAACGACCCTCTGCTACGCTCTCCGAACGTCGTTTCCGTACCGCTCGCGGAGTATCCCCTGCTCGCCATCGCAGGCCTGCTCTCGGCAGTGACCGCCGTCTACTACCTGCGTACGTACGACTGGTGTTTCCGGCGAACCCGCAGCGCCCTCGCGCCATTGCCGACGTGGTTCCGCCCATGTCTGGGCGGTGTCGTGGCGGGCATTCCTCTCATGGCCGTTCCCGCACTTCTGGAAACGACGTATACACCCGTGAACAATGCCATCGCAGGCAACGGCATTCTCTGGATGGCGGCACTGACAGTACTTCTGAAGCCCCTGACGAATGCCATCACACTCGGTAGCGGTGGAGAAGGAGGAACGTTCGCTCCGGCGATGAAGACGGGTGCCCTGTTCGGCTTTTGTCTCGGGACGTCACTCCATTTCATCTTCCCGGACATCAATGCAGGACTGTACGCTCTCGTCTGTGCAGGTGCCGTGGTCGCAGGCACCTTTCGCGCTCCCCTGGCGGGGGCCATCATCCTGTTCGAGGTCAGTGGCAATTACGGCATGCTGCTCCCCCTGCTGTTCTCTTCCGTATTCACAGTCTATGTCGTACGACGGATGACGACGTTGACCTTCAATCCCCTGCCGAACGATCTTCCGGAACAACGGCGCGATCCGGAACCTCATGTATGATCGTCACGCAATACCCGGGCACGACGGGCAGACGAATCCCCCCGTTCGCACGGATGCTACGGTGTCGACGGGAAACGATGCGACGACGGAAACGGCGATACCCGATGCTCAGCCGCTCTCCCTCTCGCTGAGTTCGGCGAGCTCGTCGCGCTGGCGCTTGCTCAGTCCCTTCGCCACGAGATCGTACGAATGATCGATCAGCTCCCTGAGCATGTGTACGGGAACGCTGCCGTCGCAGGTGATACTGTTCCAGTGTTTCTTGTTGAGGTGGAAGCCCGGACGTACGGCGTCGTATCGTTCGCGCAGCTCCACGGCACGCTCGGGATCGCACTTGAGGGCGATGACGGTAGGAATCGTGTCGAGCGGGAGAAAGGCGAAGATCTTTCCCAGCACGCGGGCGACGATGACGGTATCGTCGAAGGGCATGTCATCGGACGTGCCCGGCTTCGCCAGGCAATAGCTACGGATATCGGCGACGTCCATCATGATGATGCTCCTGAATCGGTGAATGTCTATTCCAGCTCCGGCGACATGATGCGATACTTCTCGACGACGTTCCCCCCGATCAGATGTTCCTGGATGATCAGTTCCAGCACGTCGGGCGTACAGGACCGATACCATACGTTGTCGGGATGGACGACGGCGATAGGCCCCATGACGCAGACTCGAAGACAGTTGGCCTTCGTACGATAGACACCACCCGGCTCGGACAGTCCCAGTTCCTTCAGCCGCGTCTTCAGATAATCCCAGGCCTCGATACCGTCCTCCCGGGCACAGCACTTCGGCTTCGTGGGATCCGCACACAGAAAGATGTGGCGGCGATGGGTACCGATACCCAGTTCCTCGACCTTCTCGGCAAGTTTCTTGCTCATGATCGTACCAATCGCATCAGTGCAGTACGCAAGGCATCGGGAATACGACGTGCCTTCCTCGTCGTCCTGTCCACCGTGACCGTCGTGCATCGGCCGCGCGCCGCCACGTCGTCCGAACCGGCGATCCTCACCTCGAATTCCTGACGGAACGAAGCACCGCCGATCTCGCCGATCCAGATGTCGACGACCACTTCGTCGTCGAGCGATACCGGCGCCACGAAGTCGATGGAGAAGTTCACCCTCAGCACCCAGGCATCGAGGGCATCCATTCCTTCGGCGGAATACGGGAAGCCGCAGGCGCGCATCATCTCCGTTTCGGCGATCTCGTGCAGACGCACGTAGGTGCCGAAATACATGATGCCGGCCGGGTCGCAGTCCGACCACCGTATCCGTTCGCAAACGGAGACCGACGTCGCGTCAGTCGAAGATGGTTTCATCCTCGACCTTCCATGCGGGATCCACGATGCAGATGAAGACGATGGGCTCGTCGCCTGCGTTGCGGATCCGCTGCCGGGCATCCGGCGGGATGTAGATGGCGTCGCCCGGCCCTACCTCGCGTTCCTCGCCGTCGATCTCCATCACACCGTTGCCGGACATGATGTAATACACTTCCGACGTTCTCAACGCGTGCAGATGCGAGATCTGTCCTGGCGGCACGATGGCGTGGGCAAGACTGTATCGCAGGTCGATCGGCTGTTTATCGGGATGGAGCAACTCACGCAGGATCGTCCCGTCACCGGCAATGAACTCTTCACAGTCCGCAAGGTTACGCACGAGCATGTTACTTCACCGTTAAGCCGTTGAGGGCATTCTCGATATCGGGATACAGCTCATCGGCGATCTCCGACGGCAGCGTCGCCAGAACCTGGACGCTTCCGCGCGCACCGCTGTAGATATAGCCGAAGTAGGTGATGGGCATGGAATTCATCGTGCACTTCAGACGAATGAACTTCAGCTTCGCACCGTTGACCGTACGATCTTCCGTCGACACCTGCTCGATGTCCGGGGCCACTTCCTTCATCCCTTCCATGAATCCCTTCATGAACAGGTCGAACGGATAGAAGTCCTTGGACGACATGACGATGACCTGGGCATTGCCGGTCTCGTGTTCCAGTTCGAAGTCGGAATGTTCTCCCTGTTTCTCCGTCGCAGGCAGCCATACCTTCGGATTCACCCACAGTGCCCCCATGGCCTTGCCGTCGTACTTCTTCGTGCTCGCCTTCGGCTTCTTGAATTCACCTGCGGGCAGCAGGACGCTCGTCGTGGCAAGGGTGATATGGCGCGCGGCGGCATTCGCGAATGCATAGGCGCAGCCCGTACAGGCCGTGGATGGTACGGAGGCGGACAGCATGGCCGCTGCGGAAAGTCCGAGAACGTAACGGAGCATGAAGGATTCCAGGAATGATGGGTCGTAAAAATACGATCTGCCGTTCATTCGTTCATTGGGCGGCTTCGTTCCGGGCCCGCCGGGCACGAATGAAGGAACGCACGGCGAGCGTCACGTAGGTGAGGCAGATGACGGACATCACGCTCTGCGTCCAGATGGCCACAGGCCGCTCCATCGGCGTTCCCGAGAGCAGGTGGACGAGCTTCGGCACGGCGCTCACCGTCGCCACCATTCCGAAGGTCGCCACGGCTGCGGCCGCATGCATGGCATGACCCCGCAACGATTCTTTCCGGGCCATGACGCCGAGAAGAAGGAAGATCAGACCGAAGCCCGCCGGTATTAGGGCCGTCGGTGCCTTCGTCGCGATGAACGATCCCGTCCCAAGAAGGATCAGGAGCGCTCCGTAGATCGATGTCGTGCGTGCCATCATTGCAATAGCCGTATCAGCATGAACGAAACGTCGGTACAACCTACGAATTCCATGGCGTTCCATTCAAGATGCGACGGCGCAGGTGGATCTGCCGGTAGGCGTACCGCTGTCGCATGACGATGATGCGGGCATCGCGCATCCTGCGTTACGCATCGTGCGTAGTATGGACGAATCACGAAGGTGAACACCGATGCGCCGATCAGGCATCATGCTCTGCCGTCGAGGAAATCTCCATGATCGGGCCGGGGAGCTGCACACGAAAGACCGTTCCCCGGTCCACCGAACTCTCGAACCATAACCTGCCACCGTGGGCCTCGACGATCTGCTTCGAGATCGCCAGACCGAGACCGAAGGATTCCTCACCAGACGTGCCCGGACGTTTCGCATCGGTGAACATGTCGAAGATCCTGTCCTTGATGCTGTCGGGAATACCGATGCCGTTGTCCTCCACCTCGATCAGCGCCGCACCCGACTCACTCATCATCCGTATCGTGATGGCGGAGCCGTCCGGACTGAACTTGATGGCGTTGCCTATCAGGTTGCTGAGCACACGCCAGATCCGCTCGCGATCCAGCATCATCACCACCGGTACGGTCTCGAGGATCAACTGCTGTCCCTTGTCGTTCGCCCTGAAGCGCGCAACGTCCACGCAATACTGCAGGAGCATGTGCAGGTTGACGGGATCCAGCTTCAGATTCTCCTTCTTGCCGTGCACGTGCAGGAGCTGCCCGATCAACTCGAGCGTGGCCGTACTCGTCGTCCGGATCAACTGCAGCATACCGCGGTGGTCGTCCGTGTGTCCGCCTTCGTGCAGCAGCGTGGCGGCGATCATGTCGATGCCACCGACCGGACTGCGAAGATCATGGGCCACGATCTTCATCATCCGTGTATTGTCTTCCTGACTCTGTTCCAGCGCTTCGAGAGTCCGGTGCAACTGGATGTTCTGTTCCCTGATCGTCCGGTTCAGTCTGGTCAGCTTGGCGACGTGCTTCCGTGATCGGCGCAGGTCATACCATACGAGAAGACCGATGACGATGGACATGGACAGGATGACGATTGCCACCCAGAGGAACATGGTCTTCTGCTCGTCCTCCTTGCTCAGGAGGGCTACCTGATACTCCTGATCCAGCAGCCGGAACTCGGGTACGAAGTCGACCCGGAACAGTTCACGTTGTGCGGCATCGACGGAATCCTTCAACTGCAGATAGTTCAACAGAGCCGCATAGGCAAGTGGTCCGTTCGGTGCTGTACGATCGTAGTAGATCCATCGCCGTTTCCTCCACCGCAGCTCGGCTTCGCGATTCGGTATCGTATCGAGCGACCTGCGCAGATCGCGCAATAATTCGTCCGCTTCGCGATACCGCTCCGTTTCGATGAACAGGGAAGCCAGTTTTTCCTTCGTCAACTGTGCATCGCGTATCGGGTGATCGGGTCGATCGTTCAGGCGTATTCCCTCCTTCAGATACGATTCGGCATTCCCGTAGTCCTTGAGATGGAGATAGACGCCACCAAGATTTCCATAGATGACGCCCTTCGCCTGTTCGATGAAGTCACGGTGACGTGGATCGGTGAAGAACGGTTCACGTTCCTTGATGAAGTTCAATGCCAGG
The Candidatus Kapaibacterium thiocyanatum genome window above contains:
- a CDS encoding MmcQ-like protein: MDVADIRSYCLAKPGTSDDMPFDDTVIVARVLGKIFAFLPLDTIPTVIALKCDPERAVELRERYDAVRPGFHLNKKHWNSITCDGSVPVHMLRELIDHSYDLVAKGLSKRQRDELAELSERESG
- a CDS encoding glucose-1-phosphate thymidylyltransferase codes for the protein MTPTTKGIVLAGGSGTRLYPMTAAFSKQLQPVYDKPMIYYPLSTLMMAGIRDVLLISTPQDIPAFERLLGDGKRLGISISYATQDAPRGIAEALVIGRDFIGDDQVCLILGDNLFYGKLDFLRTALRNTSGATIFGYRVQDPQRYGVVEMGADGRVLSIEEKPAKPRSSMAIPGLYVYNAGVCDVAASLKPSERGELEITDVHRIYLERNDLHVVPLGRGIAWLDTGTPESLIEAGTFIHAIEKRQGTKIGCLEEVALYRGFITTEEYHHAVAMLPPSDYRRYCEQILS
- a CDS encoding ferredoxin gives rise to the protein MSKKLAEKVEELGIGTHRRHIFLCADPTKPKCCAREDGIEAWDYLKTRLKELGLSEPGGVYRTKANCLRVCVMGPIAVVHPDNVWYRSCTPDVLELIIQEHLIGGNVVEKYRIMSPELE
- a CDS encoding mannose-6-phosphate isomerase, which translates into the protein MLVRNLADCEEFIAGDGTILRELLHPDKQPIDLRYSLAHAIVPPGQISHLHALRTSEVYYIMSGNGVMEIDGEEREVGPGDAIYIPPDARQRIRNAGDEPIVFICIVDPAWKVEDETIFD
- a CDS encoding Na+/H+ antiporter NhaA, which translates into the protein MQKRQKNRLLATPLGTAFQAFFRSSSSAGIVILVATAVALAWINSPLGGSYHALLALPLEFMLGSFHLHFTLGHFVNDGLMVVFFLSVGLEIKREMLVGELSSLKKALLPMIGAVFGMLFPALIYLAFNAGTPTARGWGVPVATDIAFALGILALLGNRVPLGLKVFLAALAIVDDLLSVLVIALFYSASLDVELLLWALVVTGILYAGNRIGIHSIKFYTVFGIVLWLLVLFSGVHATIAGVVLALTIPARPRIDRRSFFDRAHGLVNDVFRRRDSGDEATNSDAIHQLEKMSEQVQSPLIRIEHALQPYVSFVIMPVFALANSGVAIDATMVGNLFSPVSLGIALGLFLGKQIGVSLAAWLSVRFGWATLPDSTTLRHIYGVSLLCGIGFTMALFVANLAFTDQHSLDVAKLSILVGSTISAVFGLVLLSRSLPATTKGRSI